A section of the Pochonia chlamydosporia 170 chromosome 2, whole genome shotgun sequence genome encodes:
- a CDS encoding ankyrin repeats (3 copies) domain-containing protein, which produces MLFDKGANVNAQGGYYGNALQAASYGGHIEIVQMLFNKGADVNAQGGAYGNPLQAASKEGHVKVVQMLLEKGADVNAQGGRYGNALQAASDGRPAKRVKLNIADHG; this is translated from the coding sequence ATGCTATTCGACAAGGGAGCGAatgtcaatgctcagggtggATACTATGGCAACGCTCTTCAGGCTGCTTCTTATGGAGGACATATCGAGATAGTACAGATGCTATTCAACAAGGGAGCAGatgtcaatgctcagggtggAGCATATGGCAACCCTCTTCAGGCTGCTTCTAAAGAAGGGCATGTCAAGGTCGTACAGATGCTGTTAGAAAAGGGAGCGGatgtcaatgctcagggtggACGATATGGCAACGCTCTTCAGGCTGCTTCGGATGGAAGACCAGCTAAACGCGTCAAGCTCAATATCGCGGATCATGGTTAA